The Oryzias latipes chromosome 16, ASM223467v1 genome includes a region encoding these proteins:
- the LOC105355988 gene encoding uncharacterized protein LOC105355988 isoform X2, with protein MRSVKAQNQKDFIFILILWNICITQGNVKDHFRFWLGCQAVIPCSNRDLDSFKWFYKKEEYSDQTVLLSKDKKGVIFRKNLFTKKLNLKNANLVISSFTDDDQGMYWCEICHQSNCSRKESNIISVKKEILDESQRTVNILAGTSFNQECSGNFSSFEWVFEAGTATAFRKTQRPFSVTVTSNKSIYIPNVNITDAGKYTCLVSRCGGPSQKVLTVNLCVITVIPDKGSPVSCAVVCDEEFNKKSHAWSQMMNITGILMHVDGSGKLTCNASQMFKADEHSTVTSSYVSTTAFSKTTGMSTEKEDWSGLVCGVLVPSACLILILMFCLRKRLQSAFPLLCTCCVFRRWTSVEEEPSIVYSSIAFRTPAKTNGRELAHNETIYSEIKFTKSSLDRLSR; from the exons ATGAGGTCAGTCAAAGCTCAGAATCAGAAagactttattttcattcttaTACTTTGGAATATTTGCATAACACAAGGAAACG tcaaAGATCATTTCCGCTTCTGGCTGGGATGTCAAGCTGTCATACCCTGCAGCAACCGCGACTTGGACTCGTTCAAATGGTTTTACAAAAAGGAAGAATACAGTGATCAAACTGTGTTGTTgtctaaagacaaaaaaggagtAATATTTCGTAAAAATCTTTTCAccaaaaaacttaatttaaaaaatgccaacTTAGTCATCAGTTCTTTCACGGATGATGATCAGGGCATGTATTGGTGTGAAATCTGCCATCAAAGTAACTGCAGCAGGAAAGAGTCAAACATCATCAGcgtgaaaaaag AAATTCTAGATGAAAGTCAGAGGACGGTTAACATCCTCGCAGGCACCAGCTTTAACCAAGAATGCTCAGGCAACTTTTCTTCTTTCGAATGGGTTTTTGAAGCAGGTACTGCAACTGCTTTCAGGAAAA CACAGAGGCCATTTTCCGTCACTGTGACTTCCAACAAGTCCATATATATTCCAAATGTAAATATTACAGATGCTGGGAAATATACGTGCTTGGTGAGTCGGTGTGGGGGTCCAAGTCAAAAAGTGCTTACTGTCAACTTATGCGTAATAACAG TGATCCCTGATAAAGGTTCTCCTGTGTCGTGTGCTGTGGTGTGTGATGaggaattcaataaaaaaagtcatgctTGGAGTCAGATGATGAACATAACAGGGATATTGATGCATGTGGATGGATCTGGGAAATTAACCTGCAATGCAAGTCAGATGTTCAAGGCAGATGAACATTCAACAGTTACCAGCAGTTATGTGTCAACAACTGCATTTAGCAAAACAACAG GAATGTCCACAGAAAAGGAAGACTGGAGTGGACTTGTTTGTGGCGTGTTGGTTCCTTCTGcttgtttgattttaattttaatgttcTGCTTGAGAAAAAGACTGCAGTCTG CATTTCCTTTGCTTTGCACTTGCTGTGTTTTCAGAAGATGGACAAGT gTGGAAGAAGAACCCTCCATTGTTTATTCCTCAATTGCCTTTAGAACCCCTGCAAAGACCAACGGCCGTGAATTAGCCCACAATGAAACCATTTACAGTGaaataaaattcacaaaaagCAGTTTGGATAGGTTGAGCAGGTAA
- the med18 gene encoding mediator of RNA polymerase II transcription subunit 18 produces MEAPPVTVMPVTGGAINMMEYLLQGSVLDQALESLLHRLRGLCDNMEPETFTDHELVYLLKGQQGNPFILRARRSLSHPTSPWHLRYLGQPEVGDKSRHALVRNCVDVAASQSLPEFLNEMGFRMDHEFVASGHIFRKGAMKVVVSKVSRILVPGNTENTERMSLSYLVELSILAPAGQDTVSEDMRSFAEQLKPLIHLEKIDPSKQRH; encoded by the exons ATGGAAGCTCCTCCTGTCACAGTTATGCCCGTCACCGGCGGTGCCATCAACATGATGGAATATCTGTTACAAG GCAGTGTTTTGGATCAGGCTCTGGAAAGCCTCCTGCATCGCCTGCGTGGTCTCTGTGACAACATGGAACCAGAGACTTTCACCGACCACGAGCTGGTTTACCTTTTGAAAGGCCAGCAAGGCAACCCCTTCATTCTGCGTGCCAGACGCTCCCTCTCCCACCCTACTTCTCCATGGCACCTGCGGTATCTAGGCCAGCCAGAAGTGGGAGACAAGAGCCGCCATGCTCTGGTTCGCAACTGTGTCGATGTAGCTGCCTCTCAAAGCCTTCCGGAGTTCCTCAATGAGATGGGCTTTCGCATGGACCATGAGTTTGTGGCCAGTGGTCACATATTTCGCAAAGGAGCAATGAAAGTTGTGGTTAGCAAGGTTTCACGCATCCTAGTACCAGGGAACACGGAAAATACAGAGCGAATGTCGCTGTCGTATTTAGTGGAACTGAGCATTTTGGCTCCGGCCGGACAGGACACCGTGTCAGAAGACATGCGCAGCTTTGCCGAGCAGCTCAAACCTCTGATTCATCTGGAGAAGATTGACCCAAGCAAGCAGAGACATTAA
- the LOC101169314 gene encoding cytochrome P450 4B1-like, giving the protein MFAAGLTEALFGFQLTWLHIHVAFGALCLIVIVHKLTLLTATRKSLLRDVEAFPGPPGNWLFGHVLQPTQDTTNLERGLKWGEQYPYAFPMWFGPSVCFLNIHHPDYAKTILTTTEPKDDFGYMFIESWIGNGLLVSKGQKWFRHRRLLTPGFHYDVLKHYVNLMSESAQVMLVLKFEQVFLEFTEMPRSGKTLKFLTRSVFSLKMFPRDHLMLLCLSLLGRETALVRILL; this is encoded by the exons ATGTTCGCTGCGGGGCTGACAGAAGCCCTCTTCGGCTTTCAGCTAACCTGGCTTCATATTCATGTCGCGTTCGGCGCGCTCTGCCTCATCGTCATCGTCCACAAGTTGACTCTGTTGACGGCCACGAGAAAAAGTCTGCTGCGAGACGTTGAAGCTTTTCCAGGACCACCGGGGAACTGGCTGTTCGGACATGTCTTACAA CCTACACAAGATACAACAAACCTGGAGAGAGGGTTGAAGTGGGGAGAGCAGTACCCCTATGCCTTCCCCATGTGGTTTGGCCCTTCTGTCTGCTTTCTCAACATACATCATCCAGATTATGCCAAAACAATACTGACAACAACAG AACCAAAAGATGATTTTGGCTATATGTTTATTGAGTCATGGATCG GAAACGGGTTACTGGTGTCAAAAGGTCAGAAGTGGTTTCGACACAGGAGGCTCTTGACCCCGGGCTTCCACTATGATGTCCTAAAGCATTATGTCAACCTGATGTCAGAGTCTGCACAAGTTATGCTG GTTTTAAAGTTCGAACAAGTGTTTTTGGAATTCACAGAAATGCCACGGTCTGGGAAAACCCTGAA GTTTTTGACCCGCTCCGTTTTCTCCCTGAAAATGTTTCCAAGAGATCACCTCATGCTTTTGTGCCTTTCTCTGCTGGGGCGAG AAACTGCATTGGTCAGAATTTTGCTATGA
- the LOC105355988 gene encoding uncharacterized protein LOC105355988 isoform X3, whose translation MRSVKAQNQKDFIFILILWNICITQGNVKDHFRFWLGCQAVIPCSNRDLDSFKWFYKKEEYSDQTVLLSKDKKGVIFRKNLFTKKLNLKNANLVISSFTDDDQGMYWCEICHQSNCSRKESNIISVKKEILDESQRTVNILAGTSFNQECSGNFSSFEWVFEAAQRPFSVTVTSNKSIYIPNVNITDAGKYTCLVSRCGGPSQKVLTVNLCVITAVIPDKGSPVSCAVVCDEEFNKKSHAWSQMMNITGILMHVDGSGKLTCNASQMFKADEHSTVTSSYVSTTAFSKTTGMSTEKEDWSGLVCGVLVPSACLILILMFCLRKRLQSAFPLLCTCCVFRRWTSVEEEPSIVYSSIAFRTPAKTNGRELAHNETIYSEIKFTKSSLDRLSR comes from the exons ATGAGGTCAGTCAAAGCTCAGAATCAGAAagactttattttcattcttaTACTTTGGAATATTTGCATAACACAAGGAAACG tcaaAGATCATTTCCGCTTCTGGCTGGGATGTCAAGCTGTCATACCCTGCAGCAACCGCGACTTGGACTCGTTCAAATGGTTTTACAAAAAGGAAGAATACAGTGATCAAACTGTGTTGTTgtctaaagacaaaaaaggagtAATATTTCGTAAAAATCTTTTCAccaaaaaacttaatttaaaaaatgccaacTTAGTCATCAGTTCTTTCACGGATGATGATCAGGGCATGTATTGGTGTGAAATCTGCCATCAAAGTAACTGCAGCAGGAAAGAGTCAAACATCATCAGcgtgaaaaaag AAATTCTAGATGAAAGTCAGAGGACGGTTAACATCCTCGCAGGCACCAGCTTTAACCAAGAATGCTCAGGCAACTTTTCTTCTTTCGAATGGGTTTTTGAAGCAG CACAGAGGCCATTTTCCGTCACTGTGACTTCCAACAAGTCCATATATATTCCAAATGTAAATATTACAGATGCTGGGAAATATACGTGCTTGGTGAGTCGGTGTGGGGGTCCAAGTCAAAAAGTGCTTACTGTCAACTTATGCGTAATAACAG CAGTGATCCCTGATAAAGGTTCTCCTGTGTCGTGTGCTGTGGTGTGTGATGaggaattcaataaaaaaagtcatgctTGGAGTCAGATGATGAACATAACAGGGATATTGATGCATGTGGATGGATCTGGGAAATTAACCTGCAATGCAAGTCAGATGTTCAAGGCAGATGAACATTCAACAGTTACCAGCAGTTATGTGTCAACAACTGCATTTAGCAAAACAACAG GAATGTCCACAGAAAAGGAAGACTGGAGTGGACTTGTTTGTGGCGTGTTGGTTCCTTCTGcttgtttgattttaattttaatgttcTGCTTGAGAAAAAGACTGCAGTCTG CATTTCCTTTGCTTTGCACTTGCTGTGTTTTCAGAAGATGGACAAGT gTGGAAGAAGAACCCTCCATTGTTTATTCCTCAATTGCCTTTAGAACCCCTGCAAAGACCAACGGCCGTGAATTAGCCCACAATGAAACCATTTACAGTGaaataaaattcacaaaaagCAGTTTGGATAGGTTGAGCAGGTAA
- the LOC105355988 gene encoding uncharacterized protein LOC105355988 isoform X1, giving the protein MRSVKAQNQKDFIFILILWNICITQGNVKDHFRFWLGCQAVIPCSNRDLDSFKWFYKKEEYSDQTVLLSKDKKGVIFRKNLFTKKLNLKNANLVISSFTDDDQGMYWCEICHQSNCSRKESNIISVKKEILDESQRTVNILAGTSFNQECSGNFSSFEWVFEAGTATAFRKTQRPFSVTVTSNKSIYIPNVNITDAGKYTCLVSRCGGPSQKVLTVNLCVITAVIPDKGSPVSCAVVCDEEFNKKSHAWSQMMNITGILMHVDGSGKLTCNASQMFKADEHSTVTSSYVSTTAFSKTTGMSTEKEDWSGLVCGVLVPSACLILILMFCLRKRLQSAFPLLCTCCVFRRWTSVEEEPSIVYSSIAFRTPAKTNGRELAHNETIYSEIKFTKSSLDRLSR; this is encoded by the exons ATGAGGTCAGTCAAAGCTCAGAATCAGAAagactttattttcattcttaTACTTTGGAATATTTGCATAACACAAGGAAACG tcaaAGATCATTTCCGCTTCTGGCTGGGATGTCAAGCTGTCATACCCTGCAGCAACCGCGACTTGGACTCGTTCAAATGGTTTTACAAAAAGGAAGAATACAGTGATCAAACTGTGTTGTTgtctaaagacaaaaaaggagtAATATTTCGTAAAAATCTTTTCAccaaaaaacttaatttaaaaaatgccaacTTAGTCATCAGTTCTTTCACGGATGATGATCAGGGCATGTATTGGTGTGAAATCTGCCATCAAAGTAACTGCAGCAGGAAAGAGTCAAACATCATCAGcgtgaaaaaag AAATTCTAGATGAAAGTCAGAGGACGGTTAACATCCTCGCAGGCACCAGCTTTAACCAAGAATGCTCAGGCAACTTTTCTTCTTTCGAATGGGTTTTTGAAGCAGGTACTGCAACTGCTTTCAGGAAAA CACAGAGGCCATTTTCCGTCACTGTGACTTCCAACAAGTCCATATATATTCCAAATGTAAATATTACAGATGCTGGGAAATATACGTGCTTGGTGAGTCGGTGTGGGGGTCCAAGTCAAAAAGTGCTTACTGTCAACTTATGCGTAATAACAG CAGTGATCCCTGATAAAGGTTCTCCTGTGTCGTGTGCTGTGGTGTGTGATGaggaattcaataaaaaaagtcatgctTGGAGTCAGATGATGAACATAACAGGGATATTGATGCATGTGGATGGATCTGGGAAATTAACCTGCAATGCAAGTCAGATGTTCAAGGCAGATGAACATTCAACAGTTACCAGCAGTTATGTGTCAACAACTGCATTTAGCAAAACAACAG GAATGTCCACAGAAAAGGAAGACTGGAGTGGACTTGTTTGTGGCGTGTTGGTTCCTTCTGcttgtttgattttaattttaatgttcTGCTTGAGAAAAAGACTGCAGTCTG CATTTCCTTTGCTTTGCACTTGCTGTGTTTTCAGAAGATGGACAAGT gTGGAAGAAGAACCCTCCATTGTTTATTCCTCAATTGCCTTTAGAACCCCTGCAAAGACCAACGGCCGTGAATTAGCCCACAATGAAACCATTTACAGTGaaataaaattcacaaaaagCAGTTTGGATAGGTTGAGCAGGTAA